The following are from one region of the Bradyrhizobium sediminis genome:
- a CDS encoding transglutaminase-like domain-containing protein: protein MTDLPDTIRRLYTDPGDYIDSDHPAVQSFAAAAAAADASDREKASLLYRAVRDGIRYNPYVNMRTSETFRASSVLAAGVGYCVGKAALYAAACRVHGIPARVGFADVRNHLTTEKLRRSMGTDIFTWHGYTEVHVDGAWRKATPTFNATLCAKVGVHPLDFDGHTDALLHPFDGEGRTYMQYVCDHGSFHDVPAKFLMREMARDYAHMQSEDLSGRDMEREAAQG from the coding sequence ATGACCGACCTTCCCGACACGATCCGCCGCCTCTACACCGATCCCGGCGACTATATCGACAGCGACCATCCGGCCGTGCAAAGCTTCGCCGCCGCCGCCGCTGCGGCTGACGCCTCCGACCGCGAGAAGGCCAGCCTGCTCTACAGAGCGGTGCGCGACGGCATCCGCTATAACCCTTACGTCAACATGCGCACATCAGAGACGTTCCGGGCCTCCAGCGTGCTGGCGGCCGGGGTCGGCTATTGCGTCGGCAAGGCGGCGCTTTACGCCGCCGCCTGCCGCGTCCACGGCATTCCCGCCCGTGTCGGATTCGCCGACGTGCGCAACCACCTCACGACCGAGAAGCTGCGCCGGAGCATGGGCACGGATATCTTCACCTGGCACGGCTACACCGAAGTCCATGTCGACGGCGCCTGGCGCAAGGCCACCCCGACCTTCAACGCCACGCTGTGCGCCAAGGTCGGCGTGCATCCGCTCGATTTCGACGGCCACACCGACGCGCTGCTGCATCCCTTCGACGGCGAGGGGCGGACCTACATGCAATATGTCTGCGATCACGGCTCGTTCCACGACGTTCCGGCAAAATTCCTGATGCGGGAGATGGCGCGCGACTACGCCCACATGCAAAGCGAGGACCTCTCCGGCCGCGACATGGAACGGGAAGCGGCGCAAGGGTGA
- a CDS encoding serine/threonine protein kinase has protein sequence MKLVKQLGAGGFGVVDLVTDDKGMPFARKTFSNSQNFSEEMVSNVRKRFIREAKMQQGLRHRNIVPVVGENLEGDKPYYLMPVALSSLGDDLDKDRTCGGNFISVISDIVAALEELHSLDIYHRDLKPHNILRFQEGDSQFYAVSDFGLISQKDSTLSKLTTTGMAKGSDYYTAPEITADLRRASAQSDIYSLGCILHDIVGQKDRVPCQEIKEDGDYAQVLLGCTRTDPARRFKSVRAFLDALISIDPKAPALQNDQAKELAEHLEKPGPMTPAIWSRFVEFVEDNLASEDGKSLLRKLSLERIEELCGQAPDNAGRLAVVYAEWVASSGFNFDACDGIADRLSALISSVPITAKVECLMALLLMGTSHNRWYVERMFVSLCSADLDEPVAKRLAIEFRASDEKVCRAVSHLERSIHVSRTSLHPLLAHTLGEIC, from the coding sequence GTGAAACTTGTCAAACAACTCGGTGCGGGAGGCTTCGGAGTCGTCGATTTGGTTACTGACGACAAGGGAATGCCATTTGCCCGAAAAACGTTCTCAAATAGTCAGAATTTCTCGGAGGAGATGGTCAGTAACGTCAGAAAACGATTCATTCGTGAAGCTAAGATGCAGCAGGGCCTTCGTCACCGAAACATTGTTCCGGTTGTTGGTGAAAATTTAGAGGGTGATAAGCCCTACTACTTGATGCCAGTTGCGCTTTCTAGCTTAGGTGATGACCTAGATAAGGATCGCACGTGTGGCGGTAATTTCATTTCGGTTATTAGTGATATTGTTGCGGCTCTCGAAGAGCTCCACTCCCTAGATATTTATCATCGAGACTTAAAGCCACACAATATTCTCCGATTCCAAGAAGGTGATTCCCAATTCTATGCAGTGAGCGATTTCGGATTGATTTCTCAAAAAGACTCGACGCTCTCCAAATTAACGACCACTGGAATGGCGAAGGGATCCGACTATTACACAGCCCCAGAGATCACTGCTGATTTGAGGCGCGCATCGGCCCAATCAGACATCTATTCCTTGGGATGCATACTCCACGACATTGTTGGACAGAAGGATCGGGTACCATGCCAAGAAATCAAGGAGGATGGCGACTACGCCCAAGTTCTATTGGGATGTACCCGAACTGATCCGGCCCGAAGGTTCAAATCCGTCCGTGCTTTTTTAGATGCCCTAATATCAATAGATCCCAAGGCGCCCGCCTTACAAAACGACCAGGCGAAGGAGTTGGCCGAGCATTTAGAAAAGCCGGGACCGATGACGCCAGCCATATGGAGCCGGTTTGTAGAATTCGTAGAGGATAACCTGGCGAGCGAGGACGGCAAATCCCTGCTTAGGAAGTTGAGTCTCGAACGTATAGAGGAGCTCTGCGGCCAGGCCCCTGATAACGCCGGTAGGTTGGCGGTTGTGTATGCGGAATGGGTTGCGTCGTCCGGATTCAACTTTGACGCCTGTGACGGCATTGCCGATCGTCTTTCCGCCCTTATTTCATCGGTTCCAATCACGGCGAAAGTCGAGTGTCTAATGGCGCTGTTATTGATGGGGACCTCGCACAATCGCTGGTACGTTGAACGAATGTTTGTAAGCCTATGTTCCGCAGACTTAGACGAACCCGTTGCTAAGCGTCTGGCGATTGAATTTCGCGCTTCCGACGAAAAGGTATGCAGGGCGGTCTCTCATCTCGAGCGATCAATACATGTCAGTCGTACGTCCCTCCACCCCCTGCTAGCTCACACTCTAGGTGAAATCTGCTAA
- a CDS encoding PP2C family protein-serine/threonine phosphatase codes for MRFVVDSLTSAGPRPENQDAIGLKEFGAANLVVAVADGLGGHAGGRIASMLAVETFVDLASERNVDLQSVALHIHSQIREYQQRSPEIRTMATTLSGAIFRSGLMEFVHCGDTRISVARNAGIRRLTVDHTEAQRLLSSGAITKAQFEDYPRKNILESALGIKGEPKIDAGSFPLMLGDRFFFSSDGFHNKIPLRELFVLTSKVRTPQAVIKILSDKMALRNADDNYSIATVFVVG; via the coding sequence ATGCGTTTCGTAGTAGATTCTCTGACAAGCGCAGGGCCGCGTCCTGAAAATCAGGATGCGATTGGACTGAAGGAATTTGGTGCTGCCAACCTAGTAGTTGCCGTGGCTGATGGGTTGGGAGGGCATGCCGGCGGCAGAATTGCGTCAATGCTGGCAGTCGAGACATTCGTTGATCTGGCTTCGGAACGAAACGTCGATCTTCAATCGGTGGCGCTTCACATTCATTCGCAGATACGGGAGTATCAACAGCGGAGCCCCGAAATACGTACAATGGCAACAACGTTGTCAGGAGCAATATTCCGAAGCGGCTTGATGGAGTTTGTACACTGCGGAGACACGCGAATATCGGTTGCTCGCAATGCAGGCATTCGCAGGCTCACGGTCGATCATACAGAAGCCCAAAGATTGCTCTCGTCGGGTGCGATAACTAAAGCTCAATTCGAAGATTATCCGCGTAAAAACATTCTGGAGAGCGCGCTTGGCATCAAGGGAGAGCCGAAAATCGACGCCGGTAGTTTTCCGTTAATGCTCGGTGATAGATTTTTCTTCTCAAGCGATGGGTTTCACAACAAGATCCCCTTGCGAGAGCTTTTTGTCTTGACCTCGAAAGTGCGGACTCCTCAAGCTGTTATCAAGATATTGAGCGATAAGATGGCGCTGCGAAATGCAGATGATAACTACAGCATTGCGACGGTCTTTGTCGTTGGATAG
- the pimD gene encoding pimeloyl-CoA dehydrogenase small subunit translates to MDFDLSEEQRLLKESVDGLLNDSYDFDARKKYRAEKGGWSKAVWSKLAEQGLLGLPFPEADGGFGAGAVETMIVMEALGKAMVLEPYLPTVVIAGGFLRHGGSAAQKAAHIPGIIDGSKTFAFAQLEKNSRYDLSDVTATAKKKGDGWVIDGEKFVVINGENADSFVVTARTKGGQRDKTGIGVFLVPANAKGITKKGYPTQDGLHAADIAFTGVEVGADAAIGDPENGLALIERVVDEARTALCAEAVGAMDESLKTTVEYLKTRKQFGVAIGSFQTLQHRAADMFVAVEQARSMSMFATMAADFDNAKERATAVAAAKVQIGKSAKFVGQQSIQLHGGIGMTQEARIGHYFKRLTMIENTFGDTEYHLRRVSDGGGLV, encoded by the coding sequence ATGGATTTTGATCTGTCCGAGGAGCAGCGGCTTCTCAAGGAAAGCGTCGACGGGCTGTTGAACGACTCCTACGACTTCGACGCGCGCAAGAAATACAGGGCGGAGAAGGGCGGCTGGAGCAAGGCCGTCTGGAGCAAGCTCGCCGAACAGGGCCTGCTCGGCCTGCCGTTCCCGGAAGCCGACGGCGGCTTCGGCGCCGGCGCGGTCGAGACCATGATCGTGATGGAGGCGCTCGGCAAGGCGATGGTGCTGGAGCCCTATCTGCCGACCGTGGTGATCGCGGGAGGCTTCCTGCGCCATGGCGGCTCGGCGGCGCAGAAGGCCGCGCATATTCCCGGCATCATCGACGGCAGCAAGACCTTTGCCTTTGCGCAGCTCGAGAAGAATTCGCGCTATGACCTTTCCGACGTCACCGCCACGGCGAAGAAGAAGGGCGACGGCTGGGTGATCGACGGCGAGAAGTTCGTCGTCATCAACGGCGAGAACGCCGACAGCTTCGTGGTGACCGCGCGCACCAAGGGCGGCCAGCGCGATAAGACCGGCATCGGCGTGTTCCTGGTGCCGGCCAACGCCAAGGGCATCACGAAAAAGGGCTATCCGACCCAGGACGGCCTGCACGCGGCCGACATCGCCTTCACCGGCGTCGAGGTCGGCGCCGACGCGGCGATCGGCGACCCCGAGAACGGCCTCGCCTTGATCGAGCGCGTGGTCGACGAGGCCCGCACCGCGCTGTGCGCGGAAGCGGTCGGCGCGATGGATGAATCGCTGAAGACCACCGTCGAATATCTCAAGACCCGAAAGCAGTTCGGCGTGGCGATCGGCAGCTTCCAGACCCTGCAGCATCGCGCCGCCGACATGTTCGTCGCCGTCGAGCAGGCCCGCAGCATGTCGATGTTCGCGACCATGGCGGCCGATTTCGACAACGCCAAGGAGCGCGCAACCGCCGTTGCCGCGGCCAAGGTGCAGATCGGCAAGTCGGCGAAATTCGTCGGCCAGCAGTCGATCCAGCTCCATGGCGGCATCGGCATGACCCAGGAGGCCAGGATCGGCCACTACTTCAAGCGGCTGACCATGATCGAGAACACCTTCGGCGACACCGAATACCACCTGCGCCGCGTCAGTGACGGCGGGGGATTGGTGTAA
- a CDS encoding SDR family NAD(P)-dependent oxidoreductase, with the protein MKNTPFDLTGKVAVVTGSSRGIGRSSAELLAKLGAKVVISSRKIDACQEVAAGIRKAGGDAHVIPCNISHRAEVEVLIKGAIMHYGKIDILVCNAAVNPYYGPLLDITDEAFDKIMNSNVKSNIWLCQLAIPQMAERGNGSVVIISSIGGLRGSTVIGAYGISKAADFALCRSLAGEWGPKGVRVNCVAPGLIKTDFAKALWEDEERLKRRCATTPLRRIGEPDEIAGAVAYLGSDASSFMTGQTIVVDGGVTTASV; encoded by the coding sequence ATGAAAAACACCCCGTTCGATCTCACCGGCAAGGTCGCCGTCGTCACCGGCTCGAGCCGCGGCATCGGCCGCTCCTCGGCCGAACTGCTGGCGAAGCTCGGCGCCAAGGTGGTGATCTCCAGCCGCAAGATCGATGCCTGCCAGGAAGTGGCTGCTGGCATCCGCAAGGCGGGCGGCGACGCCCACGTCATCCCCTGCAACATCTCGCATCGCGCGGAAGTCGAGGTGCTGATCAAGGGGGCCATCATGCACTACGGCAAGATCGACATCCTGGTCTGCAACGCCGCGGTCAATCCCTATTACGGCCCGCTGCTCGACATCACGGACGAGGCCTTCGACAAGATCATGAACTCCAACGTCAAGAGCAACATCTGGCTCTGCCAGCTGGCGATCCCGCAGATGGCCGAGCGCGGCAACGGCTCGGTGGTCATCATCTCCTCGATCGGCGGCCTGCGTGGCTCCACCGTGATCGGCGCCTACGGGATTTCCAAGGCGGCGGATTTCGCGCTGTGCCGCAGCCTCGCCGGCGAATGGGGCCCGAAGGGCGTGCGCGTCAATTGCGTCGCGCCGGGCCTGATCAAAACCGATTTCGCGAAAGCGCTGTGGGAAGACGAAGAACGCCTGAAGCGCCGCTGCGCCACCACGCCCTTGCGCCGGATCGGCGAACCCGACGAAATCGCCGGCGCCGTCGCCTATCTCGGCTCCGACGCCTCGAGCTTCATGACCGGCCAGACCATCGTGGTCGACGGCGGGGTTACCACCGCGTCGGTGTAG
- the glpK gene encoding glycerol kinase GlpK codes for MSFVLAIDQGTTSSRAIVFRGDISIAATAQQEFPQHFPASGWVEHEPEDIWTSTIAVCREALKKAGVTAKDIAAIGITNQRETTVVWDRATGQAIHRAIVWQDRRTADICAKLKAEGHEPAITGKTGLIVDPYFSGTKVAWILDHVPGARERAERGELLFGTVDCYLLWRLTGGKAHATDATNASRTLLFNIHTGQWDDDLLKLLRVPRSLLPEVKDSSHHFGDSVPELFGGAIAISGIAGDQQAATIGQACFAPGMMKSTYGTGCFALLNTGATPVNSKNKLLTTIAYQLNGQRTYALEGSIFVAGSAVQWLRDGLGIIRQASETGPLADKSDSMQSVYLVPAFVGLGAPYWNPRVRGALFGLTRNTGPAELAHAALESVCYQTFDLWAAMRADWPDAKAAHVVLRVDGGMTASDWTMQRLADLLDAPVDRPMIQETTALGAAYLAGLAAGVYPEPAKFADNWRLEHRFKPAMSAATRERKLAGWARAVKGLLASDEGEG; via the coding sequence ATGTCCTTTGTGCTGGCCATCGATCAGGGCACCACATCCTCGCGCGCCATCGTGTTTCGCGGCGACATCTCGATCGCCGCGACCGCGCAACAGGAATTCCCGCAGCATTTTCCGGCCTCCGGCTGGGTCGAGCACGAGCCGGAGGACATCTGGACCTCGACCATCGCGGTCTGCCGCGAGGCGCTGAAGAAAGCCGGCGTCACGGCAAAGGACATCGCCGCGATCGGCATCACCAACCAGCGTGAGACCACCGTGGTGTGGGACCGCGCCACCGGGCAGGCCATCCACCGCGCCATCGTCTGGCAGGATCGCCGCACCGCCGACATCTGCGCCAAATTGAAGGCCGAAGGCCATGAGCCGGCGATAACAGGCAAGACCGGCCTGATCGTCGATCCCTATTTCTCCGGCACCAAAGTCGCCTGGATCCTCGATCACGTCCCCGGCGCCCGCGAGCGCGCCGAGCGTGGCGAACTGCTGTTCGGCACCGTCGATTGCTATCTGCTGTGGCGGCTGACCGGCGGCAAGGCGCACGCGACCGACGCCACCAACGCCTCGCGCACGCTTCTGTTCAACATCCACACCGGGCAGTGGGACGACGACCTCCTGAAGCTTTTGCGGGTGCCGCGCTCGCTGTTGCCGGAGGTGAAGGATTCCTCGCACCATTTCGGCGACAGCGTGCCCGAATTGTTTGGCGGCGCGATCGCGATTTCCGGCATCGCCGGCGACCAGCAGGCCGCCACCATCGGCCAGGCCTGCTTTGCGCCGGGCATGATGAAGTCGACCTACGGCACCGGCTGTTTCGCGCTGCTCAACACCGGCGCCACGCCGGTTAACTCGAAGAACAAGCTGCTCACCACCATCGCCTACCAGCTCAACGGCCAGCGCACCTACGCGCTCGAAGGCTCGATCTTCGTCGCCGGCTCCGCGGTGCAGTGGCTGCGCGACGGGCTCGGCATCATCAGGCAGGCCTCGGAGACCGGCCCGCTCGCCGACAAGTCCGATTCGATGCAGTCGGTCTACCTGGTGCCGGCCTTCGTCGGCCTCGGCGCCCCCTACTGGAATCCGCGGGTGCGCGGCGCGCTGTTCGGGCTGACCCGCAACACCGGTCCCGCCGAACTCGCCCATGCCGCGCTCGAAAGCGTCTGCTACCAGACGTTTGACTTGTGGGCCGCGATGCGCGCCGACTGGCCGGATGCCAAGGCGGCCCATGTCGTGCTCCGCGTCGACGGCGGCATGACCGCCTCGGACTGGACCATGCAACGCCTCGCCGACCTCTTGGACGCGCCGGTCGACCGCCCGATGATCCAGGAAACCACCGCGCTCGGCGCCGCCTATCTCGCCGGCCTCGCCGCCGGCGTCTATCCCGAGCCGGCGAAGTTTGCCGACAACTGGCGGCTGGAGCACCGCTTCAAGCCGGCGATGTCTGCTGCGACGCGCGAGCGCAAGCTGGCGGGGTGGGCGAGGGCGGTGAAGGGGCTGTTGGCGAGCGATGAGGGGGAGGGGTAG